One Punica granatum isolate Tunisia-2019 chromosome 3, ASM765513v2, whole genome shotgun sequence genomic window carries:
- the LOC116200404 gene encoding uncharacterized protein LOC116200404, producing MGNGSSESRSNSREDGDNEYMEGSSGETGRRYFGFVKEGGISFDEMDAISEISQRTSLQNHDVSERGEDQTEESYELWRQEPKIGAVKLEEHFLRASCVLEELIEEELDRYRAKYTQPIDLTRLEDVAKFLMPDSAPPFQLASVGWLGDWRPTAMLALLMGLACSSASFSDPAGIERTVSELTREARIEEAIIDGELTEIQATCILNLPFAFIGTGNGLHGAASSCVQAELQKIKRVITKAQQLRFKTLETVVRKVPNPSDAAEFLMAFERIEGALHQYAAHHELKRGGVTFSVKRLGILDSA from the exons ATGGGGAACGGCTCATCTGAATCCCGCTC GAATAGCCGTGAGGATGGTGACAACGAATATATGGAAGGAAGCAGTGGAGAGACGGGGAGGAGATACTTTGGATTTGTAAAGGAAGGAGGCATCAGTTTCGATGAAATGGATGCCATTTCTGAGATATCTCAGCGCACGAGCTTACAAAACCATGATGTATCGGAACGAG GGGAGGACCAAACAGAGGAAAGCTATGAGCTGTGGAGGCAAGAACCGAAGATCGGGGCTGTGAAGCTAGAAGAGCACTTTCTTAGGGCATCGTGTGTGCTGGAAGAACTCATCGAGGAGGAGCTGGACCGATACCGTGCCAAATACACCCAGCCCATTGACCTAACCAGGCTCGAAGACGTGGCCAAGTTTCTGATGCCCGACTCAGCTCCACCATTCCAGTTGGCCTCTGTGGGCTGGCTTGGTGACTGGCGTCCCACAGCAATGCTTGCCCTTCTGATGGGCCTGGCCTGCTCCTCTGCCTCATTCTCTGATCCGGCAGGGATCGAAAGGACCGTGTCGGAGCTGACCCGAGAAGCCCGAATAGAGGAGGCCATAATCGATGGGGAACTGACCGAAATACAGGCCACCTGCATCTTAAATCTGCCCTTTGCATTCATAGGAACCGGCAATGGGCTCCATGGGGCTGCCTCGAGTTGTGTCCAGGCTGAGTTGCAGAAAATCAAACGGGTCATCACCAAAGCCCAGCAGCTGAG GTTCAAGACATTGGAGACAGTGGTGAGGAAGGTGCCAAATCCGAGTGACGCGGCTGAGTTTCTTATGGCATTTGAGAGGATCGAAGGCGCTCTTCACCAATATGCGGCCCACCATGAGCTCAAGCGTGGCGGGGTCACTTTCTCGGTCAAGCGATTGGGCATTTTAGACAGCGCATGA
- the LOC116201274 gene encoding uncharacterized protein LOC116201274 translates to MPSRVGVEEIDCGVSCLGSINGGFEDADGEPTTCSRSYSYHKLPPHLLKLSILKLDGSAFDVLIEKNATVGQLKQAIEDVFISSTSEGPSQISWSHVWGHFCLSFEGWKLLNDRTYVREFGITDGDQLRFVRHLSINYSPMRRRSKSQNHLYRQPPLSTVFRDTEESSADEEEEKHLKAYNLEDHEVPLPEFSLSHFLRGCISYSRLWGENRKGSGAKGRPSRFAMQCLPRGTNGYTAMEV, encoded by the exons ATGCCTAGCCGagtcggagtcgaggagataGATTGTGGTGTCAGCTGTCTAGGTTCGATAAACGGCGGTTTCGAGGATGCAGATGGAGAACCTACAACGTGTAGCCGGAGCTATTCCTATCACAAGCTGCCGCCTCATCTCCTCAAGCTCTCCATTCTCAAGCTCGACGGCTCTGCTTTCG ATGTTCTTATTGAGAAAAATGCAACAGTTGGACAGCTCAAACAGGCAATAGAAGACGTTTTCATCTCATCGACTAGCGAAGGTCCCAGCCAAATTTCATG GTCACATGTATGGGGACATTTCTGCTTGTCTTTTGAAGGCTGGAAACTACTGAATGACCGGACTTATGTACGAGAGTTTGGAATCACAGATGGGGATCAG CTTCGATTTGTCCGACATTTGTCCATTAATTATTCACCAATGAGAAGACGGTCTAAGAGCCAGAATCATCTTTACAGGCAACCACCATT GTCGACGGTGTTTAGAGATACTGAAGAGAGCAGCGcagatgaggaggaggagaaacaTTTAAAGGCCTACAATCTCGAGGATCATGAGGTTCCGCTTCCAGAATTTAGTCTCTCTCACTTTCTAAGAGGATGCATCTCATACTCAAGACTGTGGGGTGAGAATCGGAAGGGCTCGGGAGCCAAAGGGCGCCCTTCGAGGTTTGCCATGCAGTGTTTGCCACGTGGGACCAACGGGTATACAGCTATGGAAGTGTAG